ctacagatCCCCTGACTCTGCAATAAAGGGGATCAGATTAGAGGGGTCTGGCCCTCTGATTCCAAGCACATGGTGGGTCCCAGTCTGTACTTAGCAGAGCAGTTAGGTTTTGTTCCGATTAAAAAGACATACCTGTaacttttgaaaaaaatgtgCAAGCTATGTTTatcaattccattttaaaaaataaataatattaagctCTACTTTGGCTTGCAGGTAATAAAAGGTCTCACGTACCTGAGAGAGAAACATAAGATAATGCATAGAGGTAAGAATGTTTTGGCCTATATTAATTGGGAGTATTACAACTGGAAGTAATCATCTGTCTATATACATCAGCTTGATGAATATGCCAATTTTTGTCCATGGAGCTCAAAAGTGCTGGGCGTGTCATCTTTCCCCTCCGCACCCTGTCTTCTCTCCCCACCATAACCCTGCAGTGTAGGAGAGAAAGCAGATTCCCAGTGACCACCCAGTCTGTTTTGTGGCTGAGTAGAAATTTGAACTTGTGTCTCCTTGGCCTAATCTGACACCCTGGTCTGACCACTCGGCTTTGAAGCCAATAGACTTTCTGTCCCCAGGAAAGGGGACTGGCCAGTGATTCAGCATGGGGCTGGGTAAGACGGAAAGCTTCACATCATTGAATGTTATGCTCATTCTCTCCTTGTAAgtttggctccccccacccctgccagctTGCCACCGTGAACCTCAGCGGTTAGATAATGGCAGGGCAGGCTCTTGTCTTGGCATGACTTCTCCCAGACCCCCTTGGGGCAAAGTCCTCCACTGTGCTTATCTGCCCTGAAGTGCTGTTTTCCAGAGAGGGTTAGCATTTCCCCGCTTCCTCCTGTCAGCCATTATTGGGTGTTTGGGCACAAGAGATCGATAaaaccgggggggtgggggggtaaagGGAGGCAGCCGGAGCAAATGACTGGGGGAAGAAAGGGCTGGAAGAGCCGGCCGGCTTGCTGGAAGAAGAGGGTTGTTAATTAACGCTCTCAGCGTTGCCGGCAAGCCTTCTTCCCCTCGGGATCGCCTTCGGGGATCATGTTTCTGCTGGGGAACCGGCCGGCCGCTGTGCTTTGCTGCAGGCGCCCTGAATGCCTGCAATGCGATCTCTTCCCAGTTGCTGGGCTTCCTTTCTTCCGGCTGTTCTCGAGCCAAGCACTGTCTAAAATTCAAAACGCCGTATCAACACTGAAATGAATGACATTTGCCCCCCCTGGGCTTTGTGGAAAATGCTCAGCCTCGGACTTCCGCTGGGCAGATGGAGGACCTTTGCCAAGGTTTCTAACCGGAGGATGCAACGTCCTGCCAGGAATTCCTCCAGCCAAGTACGCAGTGCTAATAGGCAGAATATTAAATATACTTTCATCATACGTTCAAAGAGGTTAAAATGCCATTTAAATGTCCCATTCTAAAGGTTTGTTTCCGCTTCCTCCTTGGTGGAACACCAGAATGGGAATAAGGTAGTTATCCAGATTccatatatatgaaaaataatttttttaaaaagatatttttgaTGTTTATCAGATCgttattttctccctcccccccttaacaTTATAGGTTCACATTGCATTTTATGTGGTTTTGCTCCAATCTGTATATGATGAGTTTTTCATATatgtttatatttaatttatagagGGCTCAACTTGAATCTTGAGGAAACATGTTTGGTTCTTGTTTATGGAAATAATGTGTACCTTTTAACCCATATTTATATATTCGTATCTGTATTAGGCATTGGGAAATATGCAGAAACTTTAGAATGTGGTTTTTAGATGATATTTTAACACCTTTGAGTGTATAattgaaatattttatattttgtatattaGCACAGGGTACTGATCtaccatttaatttcattttggtCACAACGTTTTTTGGTTACCCTTCTTGTGCAGGGTCATGGTTCCCAAGAGccacatggtgtagtggctaaagagtgtcacactctaatctggaggcctgggttcgattccccattcctcctcccatgaagccagctgggtgcctttgggctagtcacagttcttgcagagctccctcaacctcacttaccgcatagggtgtctgttgtggggagagaaaggggaaggtgtttgtaagctttgagactcctttgggtagtgaaaaccggtgtataagaaccaactctttcttcttctaagaccaacaaattttaattctgaatctaagcttttgtgtgcatacacacttcttcagatacaaattctttattattatttattagcatacaacatctgttaaacatctttattattatgtaacctaatttactgctcaccctttaTCTGTacgtatggactggtaacttccatttcaatgtatctgaagaaatgtgtatgcacacaaaaacttataccttgagtaaagctttgtgagtcttaaaggtgtccctggactttcttctcctccttcagaCGAATATGGTGACCCACCGGAATATCTGTCAAAGTAAAGCAATGGCTGACGACAACATtgtgggtccaggaagggggaaaCGGATGCAGTTAAAAAGTCGAGCTGCAACCAATAAAAATCGGTGCAGGAAGACCCCTGCCCAAATGTCTCATGTTGCACTTAACATCTTCATAGACAAAGGACCTCCATTGCACCCCTCTGATTTGCCTAATGGGTGTATGCTGCAAACCCAAGGTGCATAGATGGGGCAAGTTATGCATCTTTGCAGATGTCAGATGAAGAGCCCCAACCTCAGAAGGACTGAAACAGGGAGCTGCACGATGGGAAGTGACTTTTCCAGAGTCCCCTTCCTTACCGGGTTCGCAAAGAGGGTGCTACAAAGCCGAAGGAAGTCTgagccttccccaccccaccccacccaaagagAACTCTGCACCCACGAGAAGATCTCCTGTGTGGCGGCTTCTCTCGGTCCCTTGACCTCTGCACCCTGTTGGGTGGGCCTTTTCTCCCTGCATTCAGCAGCTACTCGTTGAATAAGGCTGAGCAGATGGCTAATGGCTtcagaagagctccgttctgcGACACGGCACGTTACGCCTACAGCATACAAGCTGGAAAGAGCGGGGCCCGGTGCTTGAGCATTCACAAAGAGTCAGTCCCCAGTTGCCTAGTTACTGGTTTAAGAAAGCAGCGCCGCTGAACATATTCATGCGCTCATGACAGGTCagacaagaagaagagtcgggttttgtatcctgcttttcactacccggaggagttcCAGAAAGAAacatctttccctcccttcccctacaacagatatcctgtgagttaggtggggctgagagagttctgacagaactgccctgtgggGAAAGCtctaaagagaactgtgactagaaaGTGCCACTCGTAACCATGACACCTGGCTGTGTTTTCTCCACGGAGTCTTTGCAGtggcaaaaaattaaaatgaagtgATACCATCCATTCCCCAGAACCCAGAAATTTCTTATGCCAAGTCAGAACATTGATACAGAAGCCTTATGGGCTTTTCAAGTGAGGATGTTAGTCTTTTAAGGTTAGGACTGGCTAGTctgcctgtgaggtaggaggggccaagagagctctaagagaactgctctgcaaaaacagctcaaagagaagtgattagcccaaggtcccccaactggctgcatgtggaggaggagtggggaatcaaacctggttctccaaatcggaggctgctgctcttaaccacgcgGGCTCTCAATGCCCGTCTTTTTATATGCCGCCCACCCTCTTCTCCCTAGATGTTAAGCCATCCAACATTCTGGTAAACTCCAGAGGGGAGATCAAGCTTTGTGATTTCGGTGTCAGTGGGCAACTGATCGATTCCATGGCCAACTCCTTCGTGGGCACCCGGTCGTACATGTCGGTAAGTAGCGGGGATCAAGCCCCAGGTTCATATTGTAATAGCTCTTGTATTGACCTTCCATGTTTTACAAGTGTGTGCATGCGCTACAAGCAGTGCGCATGATACCACTTAAgctctgatctggcagggctcctCCTGTGTTTTTACGAAGGCCTcagtctccagaggaactggctggcccctgtgtgaggcaggatgctggactagatggaccctccctggtcggatccagcagggctcttctgaggtccttatgaCAGATACTGGTGGAATTAAACTTTGCCAAGAAGCTGTACTCTGTGCACTTAATGTGATGGCTGGGGGCTAGGGAGAGATCTGGCTAAATCCTAACttttctgctctccctccctccctcttccctatGGCTGTGTCTTTCCAGCTCTGCTTGAGTGGTCGCTAGCCAAGTCAGCAGGTGTCCGAGCTGAAGGGCGTCCGAATTTCCTGTGGCACCAAAGTTAAACAGATGGCCAGCCTCGGGGCTGATAGACGGGCGTTCTAGgaattaaaaatgaaagctggtccTTTTCTTTAGCGTTTATGGAGTCATTAACAGCTCCACATTCCTGGAGGTTTCCCGGCCTCGCAGTTTCCTAGCTATTCATCACAGTAAAACTGAAAAAGCAGCCTAAGTATAGATGGATGCCTTCATGGAATCAGATTTCCACCAACACCGCCTGGCCCAGGTTACGGCTGAGTTTCTCAGACGCCCAGAGCCGTTCGGCATTTGTTTTTGTCCTTTTGTCCACGCAGCCCGAAAGACTACAAGGGACTCACTATTCGGTACAGTCGGACATCTGGAGCATGGGTCTCTCTCTGGTGGAAATGGCCATCGGCAGGTACCCGATCCCTCCGCCCGATTCGAAAGAGCTGGAGCTCATGTTCGGCTGCCCCATCGGGGGCGACTCTCCCATCGCAGAGACATCGCCCAGGCTCAGGACACCAGGCAGGCCCACGAGCGGTAAGAGCACGCCTGGAAACTGCCAAAAGAGGTGGGCCAACACAGCTGCTGGCCAGCTGCCGTCCTACCTTGAACCCTTCGTGCAGAAGCCTGGAGaggctcaggggtggccaagctggccTGCAGTGCAGCagtgaaatttgagtccagggcagTCTTAGCAAGAAGCAAGAGTTTCAAGGTGGGAGCCTTCCACACACCAGCACCACAAATACATGACAAAGGGAGCGTTGATTCCCAaaagcttacacacacacacacacaaatgtgtggGTCTCTAAGATACCCCCAGAATTGACTCTAGCTGTAATGAGCTTGAAATTTAAAAGAGGCATCCgtttgagagaacagctctattagtctatagcaggggtagtcaaactgtgtccctccagatgtccatggactacaattcccaggagcccctgccagcattcgctggcaggggctcctgggaattgtagtccatggacatctggagggacacagtttgactacccctggtctatagcaaGGGTGGACAAACTGAGgcactccagaagtccatggactacaatccccatgagatggcaggggctcatgggaattgtagtccatggacttctggagagccacaatgtggccacctctgccctagcCGAAGAGGGCAAGAGTGACTAGCATTTCCCTTAAGAGCAGCAAGGCCAAATTTGCATCCTTGAGGTGGACGCTCTTTTCTAGcctctcttcctgctccctctctgctaagGTGGACAGCAAAGTCTTCTGGTTTTTGCCACACTGCCTGGCAAGCGTCACagtatgtttttcttttaagcaaTAAGTGCTTGTAAAAGCTCCGTGGTCTTTTTATTGAACATGTGATGACGCATTTCTTAATCAAATAACAGCTGGGCTTAATGAGGATATATAAATATCTTGCTTGAGAAGGGGGCAACATCCAACTGAGCCTCCTTGTAGATTTCCACCTCTGTCTTTTCAGCCTACGGCTCTGAAACCCGGCCCCCGATGGCCATCTTCGAACTCCTAGACTATATCGTCAATGAGGTaagtgtgctggggggggggggtggctgtgtTGTGTTTCATGCCTCTTGGAAAGCAGACTTTTTATTAGTGCCAGTTGAGCGGGGAAAGGGTTTCCCCCCTAGCCGGCAAAGCAGGATTTTCATGAATTCCATGTGCAAATTGGCCCtcattcaggggtggccaaactggctctccagaagactCGGTCACGTACTGTCACAGAGAAAGCCTCTTTTCTTAACCACGGCTCCTCTGCCCAAGGAGTTTTCACGTCCCCACCACTTGGTTGCATCAGACGTCTCTTTCAGCTTCCAGGAGGGCAAAAGGATAGCTTGGGAGGTGGCTCTGCTTGCCACTCTGATTTCTGTTTGGTTTCCTGGTTTTTCAGCCCCCTCCGAAGCTTCCCAGTGGCGTCTTCAGCCTAGAATTCCAGGACTTTGTGAACAAATGGTGAGTCTGGTTGTGGGCAGGATGGAGCTTTCGGAAGCCTTCTTCCAGGGCTCGCTTTGGTGCCTGCTGTGGAAAACGTCCAGCcggcccccctcactggcataaGCACAGCACAGTCTAGCTGGAAGCTCTTTGGCACGATCCCCGGTGCAGACAGGTGGGCAAGAGAGCTGTGCTGTCTGGGGAGGGAAGTCAGGCCTTAAACTTGCCTGTGCCGCGGACACAAAGATTTCTAGCAGATGCGAATCGGTAACAGCCACAGAAACGTGACTCCCTTTTCCCCCCACCTCCTAGCTTGATCAAAAACCCAGCCGAGCGGGCGGATCTCAAACAGCTCATGGTGAGTGGAAATGGGCTCCTTTGGTTACACACCCCGAGCTTTCCTGAGATGCTCTCTGGCCTTTGGCTGCATGAAGAGGAGCCCTCTGCCCAGGAGGATTCTTTGGGGCTCCTCTCCGGAGATGAACACGCTCcctgctcccccgcccccccccccattgttcccACACTCCCCCCTATTAATCCCCAGGCCGTTCCTTTGGCCCCCTCCAGGTCCACACGTTCATCAAGAGATCGGACGCGGAAGAAGTGGACTTTGCGGGCTGGCTGTGTTCCACCATCGGCCTCAACCAGCCGAGCACCCCGACCCACGTAGGCTGAGCTCTGGCCTCGGGCACCACCCCCTGGAACCCTCCCAGTGCCGTTGCCCTGCGCCCTTCATTCCACACGAGACCCGATGGGGACCTGTCGAAACACACGGGAGCAACGCTTGGTGAACCTGTCCCATCCCAAACCGCCCGCGTGTCCGAATGATGCTGTTTTGGTCCCCCTTTGCGAAGCTAATGTGTattctctcttccccttcccctctctctccccacccctggcaCCAATGGACGATCTTGCTCTACTGGACATGTGCCAAATTCTTTCCCATGTtcacctctccctctttctctctgagTCTAAATCAACAGGTTTGGTTGGCTGCCTCTTGCTCCCTGCCTGATCACATCCAGAATGGAGGGATCCCCTAGGAGCACTCGTCTCCCTGTCCCGCTAGGGTGTTTTGATCTTGAGCCTTTCGTCCCTTGGTGGTACTTTGTT
This window of the Paroedura picta isolate Pp20150507F chromosome 18, Ppicta_v3.0, whole genome shotgun sequence genome carries:
- the MAP2K1 gene encoding dual specificity mitogen-activated protein kinase kinase 1 translates to MPKKKPLPIQLNPAPDGSAINGTGSAAETNLEALQKKLEELELDEQQRKRLEAFLTQKQKVGELKDDDFEKISELGAGNGGVVFKVSHKPSGLIMARKLIHLEIKPAIRNQIIRELQVLHECNSPYIVGFYGAFYSDGEISICMEHMDGGSLDQVLKKAGRIPEQILGKVSIAVIKGLTYLREKHKIMHRDVKPSNILVNSRGEIKLCDFGVSGQLIDSMANSFVGTRSYMSPERLQGTHYSVQSDIWSMGLSLVEMAIGRYPIPPPDSKELELMFGCPIGGDSPIAETSPRLRTPGRPTSAYGSETRPPMAIFELLDYIVNEPPPKLPSGVFSLEFQDFVNKCLIKNPAERADLKQLMVHTFIKRSDAEEVDFAGWLCSTIGLNQPSTPTHVG